Genomic window (Pseudovibrio brasiliensis):
CGCATCTCCCACGAGAACCTGCGCGAGCGTGATGCGGAATGGTTGGGCACAGCTGAAGGTTGGTTCCAAACTCAAGCTGGTGTGTCTGACACCGACAATGCGCCGCGCCCGCCAATGTTTGCACCGTTCAAACTGCGCGAGATGGAACTGAACAACCGCGTGGTTGTTTCTCCAATGGCGCAGTATAAAGCAGAAAACGGAACTGTTTCTGATTGGCATCTCGCCCACTATGGCGAACGTGCCAAAGGCGGTGCTGGTATGGTGGTCGTAGAAATGACCTGTGTGAGCGCAGCTGGTCGTATCACTCCCGGCTGTCCGGGCCTCTACGCACCAGAACATGAGAAGGCGTGGAAACGCATCACAGGTTTTGTGCATGAACACAGCCACGCGAAAATCTGCTGCCAGCTCGGCCATGCGGGACCAAAGGGCTCTACTCAGCTCGGTTGGGAAGAGATGGATGCACCTTTGATTGACGGCAACTGGCCACTTCTCGCAGCTTCTCCAATTGCTTGGTCTGAACGTAACCAGACACCAAAGCAGATGGACCGGGCGGACATGGACCGCGTGAAAGATGAGTTCGTGAACGCAGCCAAAATGGCCGATGCCTCAGGTTTCGACATGATCGAAGTCCACTGCGCTCACGGATATCTGCTGTCGTCCTTCATCTCACCGCTCACCAACAAGCGTGAGGATGAGTATGGCGGCTCTCTCGAAAACCGCATGAGATATCCACTGGAAGTCGTCAAAGCCGTACGTGAAGCATGGCCACAGGACAAACCAATGTCTGTGCGTATCTCTGCAACAGACTGGGTCGAGGACGAAGGCCTTACACCGGAAGAAGCCGTTGAAATCGCTCGCATGCTCGACGCAGCCGACGTTGATATCTGTGACGTATCCGCAGGCCAGACCAGTACACGTGCGCAGCCAGTGTATGGCCGCATGTTCCAGGTGCCGTTCTCAGATCGCATCCGTAACGATGCTGGTATGAAGACTATGGCCGTAGGCAACATCTACGAGCCGGACCACGTGAACTCGATCCTGATGGCCGGGCGCGCAGATCTTGTCTGTCTGGCACGTCCACACCTGTCAGATCCGTATTGGACCCTGCACGCAGCAGCAGAGCTGGGCGACAAAGGCGTCTACTGGCCAGAACCATATCATGCAGGCCGTGATCAGTTATATCGTCTGGCAGAACGCGCCGAGACCATGAAAGTTCGCGTGTAAGGAAGAGCAGTTTGGAAAAGCATGCAGTCATAACAGGTGGCGGGACCGGGGTTGGGGCCGAAATTGCCCGCCACCTCGCGGGGGCCGGAGTAAAAGTCACCATTGCAGGACGCAGACACGAACCGCTTGATCTGGTCGCAAGCGACAACAGCCGCATTAAGGCAGTGACAGCAGACATCACAGATGAGGTGTCCGTCGCCCAAATGTTCGAAAAGGCTGTTGAGGCAAACGGTCCAGTCAACATCGTGATTGCTAATGCGGGCGCAGCTGAATCTGCACCATTTGGCAAGATTGACCGGGACTGCTTCCAACGCATGCTCGACATCAACCTGACAGGTACGTTTCTGACCTTCCAGAAGGGGCTGGAGCACCTGAAAGGACAGGAATACGGGCGCTTGATAGCAATCGCTTCAACAGCAGGCCTACGCGGTTACTCCTATGTCTCACACTATGCAGCCGCAAAGCATGGGGTCGTCGGCATGGTCAGATCACTTGCTCTTGAACTTGCCAGCAAGCCTTTTACGGTCAATGCTGTGTGTCCTGGATTCACAGAGACCCCAATGTTGCAACGCTCAATTGAAAACATCATGCAGAAAACCGGAATGAACGAAGAGCAGGCCCGTGCTGCGCTCTATAAGGACAACCCACAGCAGCGTTTTATCCAGCCGGATGAAGTCGCCGCAACGGTTGCTTGGCTCATCAGCGAGGGCGCCCGTTCAGTCACCGGACAGTCCATTTCGATATCAGGAGGCGAGACCCAATGACAGCCTCTCAGGAAATGCTCAAAGCCAACAACGCTACCGATGACAAATCCCGTGTTCGCCTCTGGCTGAGACTCCTTCGCGCCTCTCGCGCAATTGAAAGCGAACTGCGGGAACGGCTGCGCACCACATATAACGTAACTCTGCCGCGCTTTGATGTGATGGCAGCACTGTACCGGGAGCCAGAGGGCATGCTCATGTCCCAGCTCTCAAAATACCTGATGGTATCCAACGGCAACGTCACTGGCCTCATTGATCGCCTGACCACGGACGGACTGGTCCAGCGCACATTGAGAGACGGCGACCGCAGAACCTCTGTTGTTCTGCTCACCAAAGCTGGCAGAGAAAATTTCGAGCAAATGGCCGCCAGTCATCGTGAATGGATAAACGAGCTTCTCTCGCACTTTTCTCCGGAAGAAGCCGAAACACTTGCCGAGACCCTGAAGGTATTCGCCAGCGATTGGGAGGGGGAGGCCCGATAATGCTAACAACCTACAAAATGGCGGATCTGCAGCCAAAGCATTTCCTCTGGCGTATGGAGGGCGACGTCGCAGTCATCCAGCTTGACCGCCCGGACCGCAAAAACCCACTGACTTTTGAGAGTTATGCCGAACTGCGCGATACATTCCGAGATCTGGTTTATGCCGATGACGTCAACGCAGTGGTAATCGCCTCCAATGAGGGCAACTACTGCTCGGGTGGCGATGTGCATGACATCATTGGTCCTCTTGTCTCCATGGACATGAAAGATCTGCTTAAGTTCACCCGCATGACCGGTGATCTGGTCAAAGCCATGATCAACTGCACCAAGCCGATCATATCAGCGGTAGACGGCATCAGCGTGGGCGCTGGCGCAATCATGGCAATGGCATCCGATCTGCGCATTGGTACACCTGACGCCAAAACCGCATTCCTGTTCACCCGCGTCGGCCTTGCAGGCTGTGATATGGGCGCATGCGCCATTCTTCCGCGCATCATCGGGCAGGGCCGTGCAGCTGAGCTGCTCTACACAGGTCGTTCCATGAGCGCAGAAGAAGGCTACACTTGGGGCTACTTCAACTCCATGTCCACCTCTGAAGCCTTGGAAGCCGATGCCATTCGCATGGCGCAGCGCATCACGGCAGGTCCAAACTTCGCCCATGGCATCACCAAGACTCAGCTCAATCAGGAATGGAACATGGGTCTGGATCAGGCCATTGAGGCTGAAGCGCAGGCACAAGCCATCTGCATGCAGACCAAAGATTTTGAAACTGCCTACAAGGCTTTCATAGCAAAAGAAAAACCGGTTTTCGAGGGAGCGTAAATGGCTGACACCACCTTCCTCACATGGCCGTTCTTTGAAGAAAAACACCGAGAGCTGGCCGAAGCTATTGAAACCTGGTGCTGCGAGAACCTTCCCGCAGACCACTCTGACACGGATGCTGCCTGTATCAAGCTCGTAAATGACCTTGGTACCGCTGGCTTCCTCAAGCTCACTGCCGTTGATCCAGCAGATCCCAAACCGCTGGATGTCCGCAGCCTGTGCATCATGCGCGAAACTCTGGCCCGTCACGACGGACTGGGAGACTTCGCCTTTGCCATGCAGGGCCTTGGAACAGGCGCGATCAGTCTGTTTGGTACCCCGGAGCAGCAGCAGTGGCTCAACAAGACCAGAGTAGGTCAGACACTTTCTGCATTTGCACTCACAGAACCAGACTCTGGCTCTGATGTTGCAAACATAGAGTTATCAGCCATCCGCGATGGCGATGATTATGTGCTCAACGGTGAAAAGACCTGGATTTCCAACGGTGGTATTGCTGGCCTTTACGTTGTCTTCGCAAGGACGGGCGAAGCACCGGGCGCCAAAGGCATCAGCGCCTTCATCGTGCCAGCTGATACACCGGGCCTAACCATTGAAGAACGGCTCGACGTGATGGCACCACATCCACTGGCACGGTTGGGCTTTAAGCAACTGCGCATTCCTGCTGCGAACCGCATTGGAGGAGCTGGAGAGGGCTTCAAGATTTCAATGTCGGTTCTGGATGTCTTCCGCTGCACAGTTGGCGCTGCCGCTTTAGGCTTTGCCCGCCGTGCATTGGAAGAAGCTGTTGCCCGAGCAACAACCCGCAAGCTGGGGGATGGCGTTCTGGCAGACATGCAAATGGTGCAGGGTCATCTGGCAGAAATGGCAATCGACATTGATGCCTCTGCACTCCTGATCTACCGCGCGGCCTGGACGAAAGACATGGGCGCTGCACGGGTTTCCCGCGAAGCGGCCATGGCAAAGCAGTTCGCAACAGATCAGGCACAACAAATTATTGATAAGGCAGTGCAAATCCACGGAGGCGAGGGCGTCCGTTCGGGCAATACAGTCGAAAAACTTTATCGCGAAATCAGAGCCCTTCGCATTTACGAAGGCGCATCCGATGTTCAAAAAATAATAGTAGCAAGGCAATTGCTTTCTCAGGAGGGGAGAAATGCTGGGACCAAGCGCACACAAGGACACCTTCACAAGGGACAGGCTGCCACCAGTTGATCAGCAGCCAGTTTTTCAGCTGGAGGGGTTTGAGTACCCAGACTACATCAACGCCGCAGTAGAGCTGACCGACAAAATGGTCGAGCGCGGATTTGGTGACAACATTGCTCTCATCGGCAATGGCAGGAAACGCACTTATAAGGAGCTTGCGGACTGGACGAGCCGCATCGCCCGCGCCCTGCAGGAGGATTACGGAGTAGAACCGGGCAACCGCGTTCTCATCCGCTCGGCCAACAACCCGGCCATGGTAGCGTGTTGGCTTGCTGCCACAAAAGCAGGCGCAGTGGTGGTCAATACCATGCCCATGCTGCGTGCTGGCGAACTGAGCCAGATCGTTGATAAGGCCGAAATCAAACTCGCCATGTGCGATCTGCGTCTTATGGAAGAGATGGAACTCTGCCTTAAGCAGAACGACCACCTAGCCAAGATCGTCAGCTTCGATGGCACTGCCAACTTCGCTGGAGAGCTGGACAAGGTTGCTCTGTCAAAACCAGTGCAGTTTGACGCCGTTAAAACAGGTAGGGACGATGTCTGCCTCCTGGGCTTTACATCCGGTACCACCGGCCAGCCCAAGGCAACCATGCACTTCCATCGCGATCTGCTGATCATCGCAGATGCCTACGCGAGAGAAGTGTTGGACGTGCAGCCAACAGACGTTTTCGTCGGCAGCCCGCCTCTGGCCTTCACGTTCGGCCTCGGTGGTTTGGCGATCTTCCCGCTGCGCTTTGGTGCAACTGCAACCCTGTTGGAAACGGCTGGCCCGAAGCAGCTCATTGAAATCATTGAGACCTACAAGGCGACTATTTCCTTCACGGCTCCAACAGCTTACCGCGCCATGATGGCCGCGATGGAGGAGGGTGCGGATCTATCCTCACTTCGCATCGCAGTTTCAGCGGGTGAAACGCTGCCAGCACCTGTTTTCGAGCAGTGGAAGTCTAAAACCGGCATTCCAATGCTGGACGGAATTGGCGCAACGGAAATGTTGCACATCTTTATTTCCAATCACTTGGAAGACGCCAAGCCGGCCACCACAGGCCGCGTGATTAAAGGCTACTCCGCAAAGGTGGTAGATGAAGAGATGAAGGAGGTTCCACGCAGCACAGTTGGCAAACTGGCTGTAAGAGGACCAACAGGCTGCCGGTACATGCAGGATGACCGTCAGCAGAAGTATGTGCGTGACGGCTGGAATTTGACAGGAGATGCCTTTTATCAGGACGAAAAAGGCTACTTCCACTTCGCAGCCCGCGCAGACGACATGATCATCACGTCCGGTTACAACGTTGCCGGGCCTGAGGTCGAGGCTGCTTTGCTAAGCAGCCCGGAAGTGTCTGAGTGTGCAGTTATAGGCGTGCCTGATGAGGACCGGGGACAGATTGTCGAAGCACATGTGGTGCTGGTGGAGGACCACCCACAAGATGCAGAAGTCATCAAACGTCTTCAGGACTATGTAAAATCTACTATAGCGCCTTATAAATACCCTCGTTCACTTAAACTGGTAGATTCGCTACCAAAAACCGCGACTGGGAAAATTCAAAGATTCCGCCTGAAGGAACAGCTGGTCGAGGATAAATCAGGGGAACTTATATGAAAAAACTCGTTTCAGCCGGAGTAGCCGCCCTTCTGTGTTGTACAGCTGGCGTGGCGCAAGCCGAAGTCAAAATCGGCATGATCACCACCTTGTCAGGCGGTGGCTCCACACTCGGTATCGACGTCCGCGATGGCTTTGAGCTCGCTCTCAAACAGGCAGGCGCTTCCGATGTTAAGCTGCTGGTAGAAGATGACGCCCGCAAGCCGGACGTTGCCAAGAAACTAGCAGACAAATTCATTCAAAAAGACAAGGTTGATATCCTCACAGGTATCATCTGGTCCAACCTGGCGATGGCGGTTGTTCCTGCGGCAACACGCAAAGGCACCCTTTACGTCAGCCCGAATGCGGGACCATCTGCGCTGGCAGGTAAAGCTTGCCACGAAAACTACTTCAATGTGGCGTGGCAGAACGACAACCTCCACGAGGCAATGGGATCTCATGCCAACAAAGCTGGCTACAAAAAGACCTTCATTCTGGCGCCAAACTACCCAGCAGGTACGGACGCCCTGAAGGGCTTCAAGCGTATGTACCAGGGTGAGCTGGCAGGTGAACTCTTCACCAAGCTCGGTCAGGACGACTACGCTGCAGAAATCGCACAGATCCGCGCTTCTGGCGCTGATAGCGTGTTCTTCTTCCTGCCAGGCGGAATGGGCATCGCGTTCATGAAGCAGTACGCCCAGTCCGGCGTTGACGTGCCTGTCATGGGTCCGGCCTTCTCCTTCTCACAGGACATTTTGCCTGCGATCGGCGATGCAGCCCTTGGCGTAGCAAATTCCTCGCAGTGGGGTAAGGACATCGAGAGCGAAGTAAACGCTAAGTTTGTCAAAGGCTTTAAGGAAGCTTATGGCCGCTTACCGTCTCTTTACGCATCTCAGGGCTACGATGCAGCAAACCTGATCCTGTCCGCAATGGCAAAAGCTGATGTGAGCGACAAGGACGAATTCCGCGCAGCACTGAAAGAGGCAGATTTTGCTTCCGTGCGTGGTGACTTCAAGTTCGGCAACAACAACCACCCAATTCAGGACATCTACGTCCGTGAGGTGATTAAAGAAGATGGCCAGATCACCAACAAAATCGTTGGTGTCGCAATCAAAGGCCATCAGGATGCTTACGCATCCAAGTGCCGCATGAAGTAAGTCAACTTATTGAACTGACAATATTAATCAGCGGGGAATCCCAATTCTTCTCCGCTGATCCCCTCATACTGATCTGATAATGAAAAAGAAGCCTCGGGAATATCATAAATGACGGCAGCTTTGATTTTTGAGCAGATATTGAACGGGCTGCAATTCGGTCTCACTTTGTTTCTGATGGCAGCTGGCCTCACGCTGGTATTCGGCGTGATGGGCCTGATCAACCTTGCTCATGGCTCGCTTTACATGATCGGTGCCTTTTGTTGCGCTTGGATCACTCAGCAGACCGGCTCTTTCTGGCTTGGTCTGGGCGGTGGTGCCCTTGGAGCAGCAGCAGCAGGCGCTCTCATCGAAATGCTTGTCATCCGCAGGCTTTATGACCGCGATCACCTGGATCAGGTGCTGGCAACTTTCGCGCTCATTCTCATTTTCTCCGAAGGCACTCGCATGGTGTTCGGCTCCATGCCGCTTTACCTCAACATCCCTGAGGCATTGAGCGGAACCGTAGCCTTGCCGGGCGTAGAAGCCTATCCACTCTACCGTCTGTTTATCATCCTGGCAGCACTGGCCGTTGCTGTGCTCCTCTACATGCTCATTTCCAAAACTCGCCTTGGCATGCGGATCCGCGCCGGTGAAAGCGACCGCGAGATGATCGCTGCCTTAGGTGTTGATATCAAAACGCTTTACACCATTGTTTTCGCATTGGGCGCGGCCATTGCAGGCCTGTCCGGAGCCTTGGTTGGTGCGCTGCGCTCCGTGCAGGTCGGCATGGGAGAACCTGTACTCATTCTCGCCTTTGTGGTCATCGTGATTGGCGGCATAGGATCCATCAAGGGTGCCCTTATCGGATCCATCCTGATTGGGCTGGTGGATACACTGGGACGTATTTTCCTGCCCGTTATCCTGAAGTTCTTCATGGAAAACGCCAGCGCGAACAGCGTTGGAGCAGCTCTGTCTTCCATGCTCATCTACCTGATGATGGCGGGCATTCTGGCAGTAAAACCAAAGGGGCTCTTCAATGCAGCAAACTGATACAGCTCCGCAATCTGTCACCATGCCCAAACTCAACCGCGAAACCATCGTCAACATCGCCGTTATGGCAATCCTGCTGGCGCTACCACTCTGGGCATCGTCCATTGGCGAGGACTACTACGTCAATCTGGCAAGCTTGATTACGATCTTCGCGATCGCTGGCGTAGGTCTCAACTTTGCCATCGGGCAGGGTGGCATGGTCAGCTTTGGCCATGCAGCCTTCTTTGGTATTGGCGGCTACACCACTGGCATTGCAGCCTTTCACAGCTTTGAAGAAACACTCTTCATGGCCATGCCTTTCGCCATTTCCGGCACCAATCAGATGCTCATCATCTGGATTGTCGCTATGGTGCTCTGCGGCCTTGCAGCGCTTGCTATCGGCGCAATTTCCCTGCGTACTGAAGGCGTTTACTTCATCATGATCACCCTGGCCTTTGCCCAGATGATCTACTACTTCGCCATTTCCTGGCCGACCTACGGCGGTGAAGATGGCCTTTCCATCTACTTGCGCAACGAACTGCCATTGGTAGATGCTGAAAGTGCTCTTACATTCTTCCTCGTCTGCTTCATCCTGCTACTTGGCGCCATCTTCGTCTCCGCACGCTTGTCCGGCTCCCGTTTCGGGGCAGCACTCGGCACTGCTCGTATGAACGAGACACGACTGGCAACCTCGGGTATTGACCCGTTCCCGATCAAACTCACCGGTTTTGTCATCTCCGCAATGATCACCGGCCTTGCCGGAGCTCTGTTTGCCGAGCTGAACGGCTTTGTAGGCCCCTCAATGCTCTCCTGGCACCGTTCTGGTGAGATTATGGTGTTCGTCATCCTCGGCGGCGTAGGACGTCTCTATGGCCCTGTCATCGGCGCTGCGCTGTTCGTGCTGCTGGAAACCTACATCGGCGAATGGACAGAACACTGGCAGCTGCTGCTCGGCTTCGCATTGCTGGGTGTCGTTCTCTTCGCCCGAGGCGGTGTGATGGGCTTGATCGCTGGGAGGGCACGCCATGACTAAACCAGTTCTTGAAGTCAAAGGCCTGCACAAAAACTTTGGCGCTCTTCAGGCCACAAAAAACGTCAGTCTGGACCTGAAACCCAATGAGATTCATGCCCTTATCGGCCCCAATGGTGCGGGTAAGTCAACACTCATCGGACAGATTGCAGGCTGGATCACACCAGACGCTGGCAGCATCTATCTGGATGGAGAAGACGTCACCACTGAGACAGTCGCCAGCCGTTCCCGCAAGGGGTTGGGCCGAAGCTTTCAAGTCTCTTCACTGGCAATGGAAGTGAGTGCACGCCGCAATGTGATGCTCTCTGTTCAGGCCAGTCAGGGCTCCAGCTTCCGCTTCTGGAAGCAAACCAAATCCGATCAGGAACTGCGCGAAACCGCCGGAAACTGGCTGAAAAAGGTCGGCCTTGGCGGACGTGAGGATATCGCGGTCTCCGAACTGTCACACGGCGAGCGTCGCCAGGTGGAAGTGGCTTGCGCTCTGGCTCTGAAGCCCAAAGCACTGCTGCTGGACGAGCCTATGGCAGGTCTCGGCCCAACAGGCTCTGTCCAGCTCACTGAGTTCCTTGAGGAAATTCGTCCTGAAATTCCGATCCTGCTTATTGAACACGACATGGATGCCGTGTTCCGTCTGGCTGACCGCATCACAGTACTGGTAGGTGGTGCAGCCATCTTGTCTGGTTCCGTCGACGAGATCCGTGCCAGTGCGTTGGTCAGAGAAGCCTATCTCGGGGAGGAAGCTTGATGCTGTTGGAAGTCAAAGGCTTGGAAGCCCATTATGGTGCAGCACAAGCGCTATTCGGCGTAAACCTCACCGTCAACGAAGGCGAGATGGTGGCGATGCTCGGCCGAAACGGCATGGGTAAGTCGACCACAATCAGCTCGATTTGTCAGATGGTTACACCAACTAAGGGCTCCATCGAGTTCCGGGGCCAAAGCCTAAACCGCATGTCCAGCCATAAAGCTGCGCGATTGGGGCTGGGACTGGTGCCGGAAGGGCGCCGCTGCTTCCCGAACCTGTCCGTTCTGGAAAATCTCACGGCCGCTGCGCGTAAAGGCGAGTGGACGCTAGACCGCGTTTACGACCTGTTTCCGCGGCTCAAGGAGAGGAAAAACCAAAGCGCCAACACGCTTTCTGGCGGAGAGCAGCAGATGCTCGCTATCTCCAGAGCCCTGATGACAAACCCGAAATTGCTGATGCTTGATGAAGCAACGGAAGGTCTGGCGCCGGTGGTTCGCGGGGAAATCTGGCAGGCTATTGCCAAGTTGAAGAAGGAAGGACTGTCCATCCTCATCGTTGATAAGACCTTGAAGGAACTCCTGCCGCTAGCGGACCAGGCCGTCATTTTGGAAAAAGGCGAGTCCGTCTGGGCGGGACGTCCGGATACGCTCACCGAGGAAATGAAGGACAGATACCTTGGTCTTTGAACGCACGATAAAAGTGGCATTCCAGCATTGCGATCCGGCTGGAATTGTCTTCTATCCCCGCTACTACGAGATGATCAATCAGGTCACCGAGGAGTGGTTCGAGCAATCGCTCGGGACGTCGTTCGTAGACATTCATATAAATCAAGGGGATGCAGTCCCCACCGCAAAAATCGAAACAGAGTTCAAGAAGCCGAGCAAGCTTGGCGACACACTCTTATTCACGCTTCAGGTGACAAAGCTGGGTCGTTCCAGCGTCCACCTGAAGTTCACGGTGACATGCGAGGACGAGCTTCGTCTCACCAGCCGCTCGGTTATTGTCTACGTCAAAGGCGAGGACAAGAAGCCGGTGAGTTGGCCGCAAACCATTAGAAAACAAATGGAATTTTTCCTGAAGGAAGAGGGACCTTCATGACAACACAACAGGCACTGTTCAAACATCTCCAGCCAGAAGGTTGGAAGCCAGCCTCCGGCTATGCCAATGGCATCATGGCGGAAGGCACTCCGATTTTTCTGGGCGGCCAAATCGGCTGGAACGCACAGCAAGTGTTCG
Coding sequences:
- a CDS encoding bifunctional salicylyl-CoA 5-hydroxylase/oxidoreductase, with amino-acid sequence MKVACLGGGPAGLYFAISMKLRDPQHEVTVIERNKFDDTFGWGVVLSDETLDNFKANDEKSAEAIRAHFAYWDDIAVHYRDTCHVSSGHGFCGIGRKQLLLLLQDRARELGVNMEFERNYTSAKEFMGDYDLVVAADGLNSTSRTEFAEHFKPDIDTRKCKFVWLGTHQKFDDAFTFIFEETEHGWIWAHAYQFDDDTATFIVECTEETYDAFGFADMSQAESCRTCEKIFEKHLGGNKLMTNANHIRGSAWINFPRVLCEKWSHENLVLMGDAAATAHFSIGSGSKLAMESAIALADYLHSEKSVQDAFQKYEDERRLEVLKLQSAARNSLEWFENVERYLHLDPVQFNYSLLTRSQRISHENLRERDAEWLGTAEGWFQTQAGVSDTDNAPRPPMFAPFKLREMELNNRVVVSPMAQYKAENGTVSDWHLAHYGERAKGGAGMVVVEMTCVSAAGRITPGCPGLYAPEHEKAWKRITGFVHEHSHAKICCQLGHAGPKGSTQLGWEEMDAPLIDGNWPLLAASPIAWSERNQTPKQMDRADMDRVKDEFVNAAKMADASGFDMIEVHCAHGYLLSSFISPLTNKREDEYGGSLENRMRYPLEVVKAVREAWPQDKPMSVRISATDWVEDEGLTPEEAVEIARMLDAADVDICDVSAGQTSTRAQPVYGRMFQVPFSDRIRNDAGMKTMAVGNIYEPDHVNSILMAGRADLVCLARPHLSDPYWTLHAAAELGDKGVYWPEPYHAGRDQLYRLAERAETMKVRV
- a CDS encoding SDR family NAD(P)-dependent oxidoreductase translates to MEKHAVITGGGTGVGAEIARHLAGAGVKVTIAGRRHEPLDLVASDNSRIKAVTADITDEVSVAQMFEKAVEANGPVNIVIANAGAAESAPFGKIDRDCFQRMLDINLTGTFLTFQKGLEHLKGQEYGRLIAIASTAGLRGYSYVSHYAAAKHGVVGMVRSLALELASKPFTVNAVCPGFTETPMLQRSIENIMQKTGMNEEQARAALYKDNPQQRFIQPDEVAATVAWLISEGARSVTGQSISISGGETQ
- a CDS encoding MarR family winged helix-turn-helix transcriptional regulator → MTASQEMLKANNATDDKSRVRLWLRLLRASRAIESELRERLRTTYNVTLPRFDVMAALYREPEGMLMSQLSKYLMVSNGNVTGLIDRLTTDGLVQRTLRDGDRRTSVVLLTKAGRENFEQMAASHREWINELLSHFSPEEAETLAETLKVFASDWEGEAR
- a CDS encoding enoyl-CoA hydratase family protein, which codes for MLTTYKMADLQPKHFLWRMEGDVAVIQLDRPDRKNPLTFESYAELRDTFRDLVYADDVNAVVIASNEGNYCSGGDVHDIIGPLVSMDMKDLLKFTRMTGDLVKAMINCTKPIISAVDGISVGAGAIMAMASDLRIGTPDAKTAFLFTRVGLAGCDMGACAILPRIIGQGRAAELLYTGRSMSAEEGYTWGYFNSMSTSEALEADAIRMAQRITAGPNFAHGITKTQLNQEWNMGLDQAIEAEAQAQAICMQTKDFETAYKAFIAKEKPVFEGA
- a CDS encoding acyl-CoA dehydrogenase family protein, coding for MADTTFLTWPFFEEKHRELAEAIETWCCENLPADHSDTDAACIKLVNDLGTAGFLKLTAVDPADPKPLDVRSLCIMRETLARHDGLGDFAFAMQGLGTGAISLFGTPEQQQWLNKTRVGQTLSAFALTEPDSGSDVANIELSAIRDGDDYVLNGEKTWISNGGIAGLYVVFARTGEAPGAKGISAFIVPADTPGLTIEERLDVMAPHPLARLGFKQLRIPAANRIGGAGEGFKISMSVLDVFRCTVGAAALGFARRALEEAVARATTRKLGDGVLADMQMVQGHLAEMAIDIDASALLIYRAAWTKDMGAARVSREAAMAKQFATDQAQQIIDKAVQIHGGEGVRSGNTVEKLYREIRALRIYEGASDVQKIIVARQLLSQEGRNAGTKRTQGHLHKGQAATS
- a CDS encoding AMP-binding protein translates to MLGPSAHKDTFTRDRLPPVDQQPVFQLEGFEYPDYINAAVELTDKMVERGFGDNIALIGNGRKRTYKELADWTSRIARALQEDYGVEPGNRVLIRSANNPAMVACWLAATKAGAVVVNTMPMLRAGELSQIVDKAEIKLAMCDLRLMEEMELCLKQNDHLAKIVSFDGTANFAGELDKVALSKPVQFDAVKTGRDDVCLLGFTSGTTGQPKATMHFHRDLLIIADAYAREVLDVQPTDVFVGSPPLAFTFGLGGLAIFPLRFGATATLLETAGPKQLIEIIETYKATISFTAPTAYRAMMAAMEEGADLSSLRIAVSAGETLPAPVFEQWKSKTGIPMLDGIGATEMLHIFISNHLEDAKPATTGRVIKGYSAKVVDEEMKEVPRSTVGKLAVRGPTGCRYMQDDRQQKYVRDGWNLTGDAFYQDEKGYFHFAARADDMIITSGYNVAGPEVEAALLSSPEVSECAVIGVPDEDRGQIVEAHVVLVEDHPQDAEVIKRLQDYVKSTIAPYKYPRSLKLVDSLPKTATGKIQRFRLKEQLVEDKSGELI
- a CDS encoding ABC transporter substrate-binding protein, with protein sequence MKKLVSAGVAALLCCTAGVAQAEVKIGMITTLSGGGSTLGIDVRDGFELALKQAGASDVKLLVEDDARKPDVAKKLADKFIQKDKVDILTGIIWSNLAMAVVPAATRKGTLYVSPNAGPSALAGKACHENYFNVAWQNDNLHEAMGSHANKAGYKKTFILAPNYPAGTDALKGFKRMYQGELAGELFTKLGQDDYAAEIAQIRASGADSVFFFLPGGMGIAFMKQYAQSGVDVPVMGPAFSFSQDILPAIGDAALGVANSSQWGKDIESEVNAKFVKGFKEAYGRLPSLYASQGYDAANLILSAMAKADVSDKDEFRAALKEADFASVRGDFKFGNNNHPIQDIYVREVIKEDGQITNKIVGVAIKGHQDAYASKCRMK
- a CDS encoding branched-chain amino acid ABC transporter permease, yielding MTAALIFEQILNGLQFGLTLFLMAAGLTLVFGVMGLINLAHGSLYMIGAFCCAWITQQTGSFWLGLGGGALGAAAAGALIEMLVIRRLYDRDHLDQVLATFALILIFSEGTRMVFGSMPLYLNIPEALSGTVALPGVEAYPLYRLFIILAALAVAVLLYMLISKTRLGMRIRAGESDREMIAALGVDIKTLYTIVFALGAAIAGLSGALVGALRSVQVGMGEPVLILAFVVIVIGGIGSIKGALIGSILIGLVDTLGRIFLPVILKFFMENASANSVGAALSSMLIYLMMAGILAVKPKGLFNAAN
- a CDS encoding branched-chain amino acid ABC transporter permease yields the protein MQQTDTAPQSVTMPKLNRETIVNIAVMAILLALPLWASSIGEDYYVNLASLITIFAIAGVGLNFAIGQGGMVSFGHAAFFGIGGYTTGIAAFHSFEETLFMAMPFAISGTNQMLIIWIVAMVLCGLAALAIGAISLRTEGVYFIMITLAFAQMIYYFAISWPTYGGEDGLSIYLRNELPLVDAESALTFFLVCFILLLGAIFVSARLSGSRFGAALGTARMNETRLATSGIDPFPIKLTGFVISAMITGLAGALFAELNGFVGPSMLSWHRSGEIMVFVILGGVGRLYGPVIGAALFVLLETYIGEWTEHWQLLLGFALLGVVLFARGGVMGLIAGRARHD
- a CDS encoding ABC transporter ATP-binding protein translates to MTKPVLEVKGLHKNFGALQATKNVSLDLKPNEIHALIGPNGAGKSTLIGQIAGWITPDAGSIYLDGEDVTTETVASRSRKGLGRSFQVSSLAMEVSARRNVMLSVQASQGSSFRFWKQTKSDQELRETAGNWLKKVGLGGREDIAVSELSHGERRQVEVACALALKPKALLLDEPMAGLGPTGSVQLTEFLEEIRPEIPILLIEHDMDAVFRLADRITVLVGGAAILSGSVDEIRASALVREAYLGEEA
- a CDS encoding ABC transporter ATP-binding protein, producing the protein MLLEVKGLEAHYGAAQALFGVNLTVNEGEMVAMLGRNGMGKSTTISSICQMVTPTKGSIEFRGQSLNRMSSHKAARLGLGLVPEGRRCFPNLSVLENLTAAARKGEWTLDRVYDLFPRLKERKNQSANTLSGGEQQMLAISRALMTNPKLLMLDEATEGLAPVVRGEIWQAIAKLKKEGLSILIVDKTLKELLPLADQAVILEKGESVWAGRPDTLTEEMKDRYLGL